The Neptunomonas concharum genomic interval CCATGCAACTTGGCGGCGGGGTTATTTAACAAGCAACCCTAATTTACTACATGCGTTCACGATAACGGTCGTGGCAACTCTTACATTGGCGGGCCACCTTACCAAAAGCGGCGCGCAGATCATCTTTATCCTCAGCGCCTGCTTGTTTGGCCAGCTCTGTTGTCGAGACCACTAGCCCTTGCATCAACTCATCAAAACGCTCTGTTTGATACCAGACCTCTGGCTTAACATGATGGGGTAGTTGTGTATCACGGGTTTCTGGTATGAAGCCTTCGGCAGGCATTTGAGCCAGCGCTGCGACGGCCTCAGCACGTTGCTTAAATTCAGTGGCATCATAATCGGTGCGCCCCTGAATCATCGCCCCCATCTGTTTGAAGTGCCACCCCATCAGATTAAAGACACTTTGCCGATAAGTTACATAATCATCAGTGGCTACCTCAGCCTGAGAGATACCCGCTATACTCATGAAAAACACAATACCTGCGATCAATTTTCTCATTATTGATGCCTCACTCCTGAACCATCCGCCACTGATTCAGCGAACTGATTAATTACTGGTGGTCTTGTGATGGGCTGAAGATTTGCAGCTGCGCCTTATCCAGCACACGCTCTAACATCTCAGAATAGATTCGCGGCCCCATCGTTGATGGCGCTTTACTATACTCATTGATTTGTAATTGTAAACGCTGGCTGTCGCCCTCTGAGCGTTTTAGCAACTCATTCGCTGTGGCATCCGCCTGTAAACGATACTGGCGGATGTTTGCTCGTGATTCTGCCAGCCTTGAGCTACGCTGTGCTTTGGCATCCTGTACCCATTTAAGTTGCTCCGCTTTAGCGGTGTTAGCTTGCTCAAAAGCACGTTTGACTGTAGCAGGTGGCTCAAGCTGGCGAATTTGCACCGATGATATTCGAATACCCAACTGCAAGGTGTGTAACAACTTCTGCAAATTAAGCTTTAACTCCTGCTGTAAACGATGCCGTCCCGACGTCAGGAGTGCATCAATATCCCAACGAGCCACCGCCAACGCGCCTTGGGCATAAGCCAATTGCAGCAATACCGCTTCAGCATCTTGGCTATTGTGTATAAAAGCACCAGATTCAGCCACGCTGTACTCGACTAAAAGCTTCATCGACACGAGATTTTCATCCCCAGTGAGTAGCTCTTTCGCTTGCATTTGAGTACCCAGCTGGCTGTAATCCACCTCCATAGAGCGGATACGTGAAGCCGGCAACAAGACAACACTTTCAATAGGGTATGGTAGGTGGTAATGCATCCCCGGAGGCACATTATCATTGATCAGCTTACCAAAGCGGTAGTGGATTCCCCGTTGCTCACCACCAACGCTATAAAGACCACTTAATAAATACAAGAAAGGGATCGATAACAACAAACCAATCAATAAATTGCGGGAGTCCAGCAAAGCATTACCCAGATCACTGCGCTTGAGCATCGCGGTTCTCCGGCGCTGACCACAGATATTTAAACACGGGCGTTTCTGTTGAAATCACCAAGCGTGTTTTTTCATTGAGTATCTTTTCATAGGACTGTAACGAGCGCAGATATTGATAAAATTCAGGATGGGACTCATATACACTGGCATAAATACGAGAAGCTTCGGCCTCAGCTTCTCCCTGCAAAATTTGGCTATCCCGATACGCTTCAGCTTGCTTACGACGCACCTCATATTCCGTGTCTGCTTTTATTTTTGCCGCCTCCTCTTGGCCTTCAGCACGTAGCTGTTGTGCTATTCGGCTCCGCTCTGCAGACATACGCTTATACACATCCGCGATCAGTGGTTGCGGTAAACTTAAGCGTGAAGGATAAATAGCCGAGATGGTAATACCAAAGGCCTCCATAGCTTTTTGGCTGCTGCTATCTTTGATCTGCGTAAACAAAGCCGTTAAGGCGGCATCAGATGCTTGTGTATTGATAAGTGCAGAAAGAGGAGAGCTGCCTAAAGCGCTACCGATTTCAGATAAGGCGAGATCGCGCAAACGCACATTAGCGACATCAACATTGCGCACACTCCTGAGAAACTTCTGCGCATCACTGATTCTCCACAATATGAAGCTATCAGCCACCACATTGCGACCATCCCGCGTAATAAACTCCATGCTATCTAAGGGCAGTAGTTGCTGGCGTTTATCCAGTAACGTTACCACCTGAAGAGGTTCTGGCAACTTAACCAATAAACCAGACTCCTTACGAACTTCGACGATTTTGCCAAACTGGCTGACCACCGCAATATGCGACTCCGATACCGGAATCAGCATCGTTGACAATGCAAACACCGCCAACGCAAACCCCGATAAACTCATTATCCACTTAAGCTTCACTCTGCCTCACTCCATACGCGCCGATCATCAGTGGCAATATCAGGACTTACCAATACTTTATCCATTGCTGGCAATACCTTTTCCATAACCTCTAAACGTCGATTCAACTCAACCATCAAAGGCTGTTGTAGATAACTTTTTGCGACCTGCTCAAAATAAGCGGCCTCACCTTCTGCCGTTAAGCGCTTTTCAATACCGGAAATGGTGGATTCTGAAAGGACCTGTAACACATGGTTATTGCTCTGAAGCATCTGCTTAATACGCTCACCCTCAACACCCTGTAGCAGCTGCAATTGCTGCTCTCTGGCGGCCAACGCATCATGATAATCACGGACAACCGCACTGGGAGGCTGCACCTTATCAGGTATAAAAGCTAACACTTCAATAGTGATCCCGGCGCTTTTAAGTCGCTCGGTCAACCGCTGCGCCAAGAGGTTTGTATCAAAATCCAACGCAAAAGGGCGTGAAGCAAGATAAGCGCTCAAAACGGAAGCCGATACCGCCTCGATCGTGGCGTGAAGATTCTCATAGAGGTAGGTCTCAACCGCTATATTGGGTAAGCGATAGTGTAAATTCATACTGACATTGAGCAGCTTCTCATCGCCAGTCAAAAAATGCTGTGGCTTATCTCGATTAACATTGCCCAACGTCTGCCAATGGTAGCGACTGAGGAGATCCGAGTGCTCCCATAGCGTTTCATCCATCCCCACCTGAAGGCGATACACATAATCCGTCGGCACCGTCTTTAGCGTCGCCATCGGGTACGGCGCCACATAATGGAGCCCCTCTGTTAACACTTCACCTTGGCGCTTCCCTAAATAGCTCACAATCCCTTGACTACCGCTGGGGACAACATGAAAACCACTGCCTAAAAAACCTAACACTGCCAAAGACGCAACTAAAACCAGAAGATGTGTACGATAACGAACCATCTTCCAGCCAATACCACGAAACCCAGGGCTATGCATTACCGCCTCAAAAAACGAGCTCTGCTCCAGCTCTCCTCCCTTTAGAAGGCTGCGCACCCCACTGATGAAAAGCTCTATACCCGCCAAACTCACCATCACGGCAATTAATATCGCAACAGGGGCATCGACATCCACCCCAATCAACAGCCCCACAAAGGAACCTAAAACCGCCAACGAGGTAAACATATCCATATAGCTATGGTAGCCATCGGCCTCTAAAGCTGGAGAGTTTGTCTCCTCCCCCACCTTGCTTTTAAGGCGCGCCATTGTATAAGCCAAAAAGATAGCAACCATCACCCCTAAAATACCCAACCAGATATAGTCGACGGGTGGCTTATCCTCAGCCTTTAGACCACGGATAATTTCAAAAGGAACCCACAGGATCAGTATCGACACGAGAATGGCTAGAACAGACTCAAGGCGGTACGCCAACAAAATACCGTTGGCATCACCTAGGCGCTCTTTACGAAAACGTACGACTAACCCGATCAACAACACGATCGACACCAACATATCGGTGCCAGAATGCAGCGCATCCGCGTACAAAGCGGCACTCCCTGTAATGAGAGCAACCACCAGTTTAATCAGTAGTAGTAAACAATCGCTACCTATCGCCAGGAGGGATGTTTTGATGCGTCGATCTTTAAACCACAAGAGAGATATTTCCAGATACCGTTTACAAACACCGGTAAGCTGACGTTGTAAACGTTAAAAACACATTGTGGAGGGGAATACTGCAGGAGAAATATGACAGTGAAATGACAGTACCCCACGGGCACCATCAATCACACGCTTAGCTATGTTCGAGAACCTTAATCACACGGCACGGTTCTATCTGCCGCCCAATGGCGCAGTTGGTCAATTTGGTGATCCATAACAACCGACAGCGGCTGCGTTTTACGCAAGGCATCGATCAACAACGCTTGGTTTAAGGGTGAATATTGGGCATGAGCGGAGTAATAGGCAGACACCACCGCTTGCTCAATTTCAGCACCGGAGAAACCTTCGCTACACGCCACAAGACGAGAAAAATCAAACTGGGTAGGATCTAGCTTCAAGCGTTTAAGGTGAATATCAAAGATAGAAAAGCGCACCTGCTCGTTAGGTAGATCGACAAAAAAGATTTCATCAAAGCGGCCTTTACGTACCAGCTCAGGAGGGAGCGCTTTAATATCATTGGCTGTTGCAACCAAAAACACGGCGGCTTTCTTTTCTGCCATCCATGTAAGTAATGTACCCAGTACACGCTTAGCGGGGCCGCTATCATCACTGCCACTGACAATACCCTTTTCAATCTCATCCAACCACAGAACACAGGGCGACATCACCTCAGCAGTTTTTAGGGCATCTCGCAGGTTTTTTTCGGTTTCACCGTAGTACTTATCGTACAAGCTACCAAAATCCATACGCAATAAAGGCACTTGCCAAGCACCGGCCACGGCTTTTGCCGCTAGGCTCTTTCCGCAGCCTTGCACACCTAACAACAGTACCCCTTTAGGTGTAGGTAAATGGGAATGGTAGCCACTTTCGGTAAAAAAAGGTTGACGCTCGTTTAGCCACTGCTTAAGGCGCGTAAAACCTGCAATATCCGAAAATTTAGCCGTATCGTACTCAAAATGCAGATTGCCATCGTCACTTAGCAGTTGGTACTTAGCCTGAGTCACTGCCGGTATATCACTTTGGGTTATCGCCCCATCATCATAGATCGCATTACGCGCTAAACGCTGGGCATCGGTGCGGCTAACCCCTACCAAATGATTAACCAACATACCTAAGGTTTCGGGATCAGTTTGTACTTTTTTACCTGACTCCCGCGCCCATTGCCGCGCCTCTTCACGAACAATCTGCTCCAGTTCCACCCGATCTGGCAAAGAGAGATCCAGCTTCGCTGTTAGCTTTCGAATCTCCACCGGAATAGCTAACTCATGACTGATCATAATCACCGTATGGCCTAACTGGTCCGCACTTAACGCGATATCCTTAAGCAAACGCACATGCATTGGATCATCCATAAAGGGGTGAAAATCCGCAAGAATATACACACCCGGCACACGAACCGATTTGATATGCGCCAGTGCATCCGCAGGCTTAGCAAATAATTTTTGAGGCGCCATTTGCTGGTCAACCCGCTCGAACCCCTCGGTCAGACTCCACTTGAATATCGGACGCTGCAACACCTGCCGCATACCCGTAACCATAGCGACGGCCTGATTCTCCTCGTGAGTCTCAATAACAATCAGTGGTATACGCGAACGGATCAAAACTTCCAGTTGATGCTGGCTCATACTGCTCCCATTTGGATACAAAAACTAACTGTTTTATTCTAGCAGGAAGGCGGCAAAAGGCCTTATGGATGCGGCATTAATCATCGTCTTGCATGGGGATTGAGTACTTGCCAGAGTCGAGACCTGCTAGCCTCTCAGAGATATAAGATTTTTCTACACTCGTTAAGACGATCGAGTCGTTGTCAGGGCAAAATATGTGCTCATCGTTATAGCCATCAAACTTTATCTTCCCGAGAATGTGACCACTACCATTTATACAATCCAGCTCTTGCTGGATCGGACAGAACAACACCACCTGAAGTCTCCTATTTAATTTCTTCCAGTCGATAATTTAGCGTGTTAGTTAATAAGAAATAAGCTTCCTAGGCAACAACAAAGCCCCAGAAAACCAGCCTAAAAACTCAAATACGATACTCAACCTTATACCCCACCCTTAGACTTTAGAGATTTTATTTCTATATTTCTTATCGATTGGTCTATCTATGAAAAAATAAATCATAAAAGAAACAACAATGGTTAGTAAAAAAGCTACAACTCCTTTATCAAGATCGAAAACATTAATTTTTGCAGATACCGCTATCACTAACATGTGACTTATATAAATGGGATAAGCAATCTGCCCGATCAAGTTATCTATCTTAATATTCTTAGAGAATATAAAAATAAAAGGGGTAGCCAAAAAAACTAAAATAAAGAAAAACCAAGACCCCATTTGATCTAAATCAGGATAAACCCAATATCGAGCATCTGCCATAAAATAGATTAAGAATACCAAAAGAAACAAACCCACTTTATCCGAGAACTGCCATCTTTTAACATATCCGTAAATATTATAAGAAACAGCACCCATTATAAAAAAAACAAAAACTGAAGGAAAATAAAAATACCTCCAAGGTACTAGCTCACTTCCTGACCAATATATTGAGAAACGTAGCAACAAAAAAAGACCTAAAACAATTAAAATTTCTTTTAGAGGCCTTATAACCAAAAATGGAGCCAAAATATAGAAATATGCTTCGATACTTAGGGACCATATAGGTCCAATCACATAATACCAATTAGATGTATCATTGAACCCTATAAGTTCAGACCCAAAAAATAGAAAATTAGAAAATATAGAAAACACACCTAACCAATATTTCTCCTGAAAATCCCCTATAATGAAAGACTGCACCCCAGTAAATAGAAATAGAAAGATATAGCAAACCAACACAAACCAGTGCGCAGGATAAAGCCTCAAAGCACGATTATAGTAAAATCGTTTAACTCCTTTGTCTAACAGATTGTATTTTTCATTAATAATCAAAGAAACATAAAAACCAGAAATAATAAAAAAAGCAAATACAGCATGACCTGACCAAACTTTTACTGGAAAGTTATCTCTATTAATAATAGTTTCAACACCTAAATCGGGCATATGGCTTAATAACACAGAAATAGCCAATATCAATCTAATCAATCCCATACTATACCTAACAACATCTAAAAGGGTGGAAAATCCACCCTATATTATATCTTAATTTTTATATATGTTAAAAGTTTTCATTTTTACCGTCGACTTCCCAGCGCCATAAATCTCTATTCCAAAATAGAAACTAACTTCTCCATTAGCTAAGTCATTAGAGTCAAAAGACTTAACACTAGACCAATCAACGTTACCATATTGATTTATCGGTTTATGTGCCCAATTATAGTCCCTAAAAATTCGACTAACCGGAATATTAAAAGATTGATAGCCTGCACCAGCCACAAGAGATGGCTGTGGGTAAATAGGAAGGTTAGCGACATTGTAGTACACTAACTCAGAGGTAGCATGATCTTTGTTGAAATGTCCCGTTCCATCAAGTCCAACGAAACGATGGTCATATCTATTCTGGGTGTCACAAACACTTCCCAAACCCAATCCTGCAGGATATGCAGAACTGATACCATACGCAGGGATCGTATTCAGTAAAGGCCTCCAAGCGTACGGGTGCGACGGGTTATTATTAATATTTACGTTGTGGCATCGATCAAAACCAGGGGTACGCATTAAATTAAATTCAACAAAATGAGACTTCCCCCCCCATTGCGCTACTGCCCCAAGAATAACTCGCACTTCTGCATTTCCTACCCACGCTGGACTAGGTAATACGGTCCGTTGAACCGACTCTAAGTCAACCTCCAAATAGACATTTACATCTTCAGCCAGTGTAAAAACGGGTTTCTGAGCCAAATTTCTTGCATAAGCTGTTTCACCTAAAAAGATACCAGAGTAACCAGTACGAATATCCCGCCCTTGATTGTCTCGATAGTGAGGGTAGCTTATCTTATCCAACACAAGCCTAGCCTCGTACACACCACTAAAGTCGGTTCTGGGTATGAAACTAACATCCATAACTGGGTCCAGTAACCTGATATCGGTGTTTGTTCCCCCGCTAAAATCAGCATATTCATGCGTACCGCCAATAGACCAACGCGGATAACCACCCGTGTTATAGTTTATTTGGCACTGACCATGCCTAACTTCGCCCTCCCAAGATTCAGAGTAACAATTACTACTAATCCAAGGCGCAAACCCTAAAGGTGTGGAAGCACTGGCTAAAAATGAGGTAAGCGATAAAGGCAATACAGCCCCTAGAACAATTTTCCCAATCATTTCTACACTCCTTGTGTTACATATGAAATATTAATTTATGCATGTGACAAAGAGGACAGTAGCAACTAGCTACTAACCTTGTAAACCGATTTTATGGCTGAAGATAATTCACAATTCAATTCACATAAGTAGGAAAATAATACGATCTTTAAGCAAAATTGCGAGAGTATAGCAAATGCAACCTTGTTGAACACCGATAGCGGGATCCAAACACGTTAAGACCAAAGGCTGTGGAGCTAATCCAACAGCCTCAACGGCTCGTTAAACAACATGCGCTAGCTAATCACTTTGCTCGCTCAGTAAGGCTGAACCAATTACCGGAGTTATCTACCCCTAACGCTTCAATACCGTAAAATTGTTCAGTGGGAGGGTGTGTAAACTCAACTCCTTTTGCGACAAGTTCCTCGTAGGTTTTTTGGCAATTGTCTGTTTCAAAAACGCCGGCTCCAAAAGCGCCATCCGCAACTAAAGCGCGTATCT includes:
- a CDS encoding c-type cytochrome, which codes for MRKLIAGIVFFMSIAGISQAEVATDDYVTYRQSVFNLMGWHFKQMGAMIQGRTDYDATEFKQRAEAVAALAQMPAEGFIPETRDTQLPHHVKPEVWYQTERFDELMQGLVVSTTELAKQAGAEDKDDLRAAFGKVARQCKSCHDRYRERM
- the hflK gene encoding protease modulator HflK gives rise to the protein MLKRSDLGNALLDSRNLLIGLLLSIPFLYLLSGLYSVGGEQRGIHYRFGKLINDNVPPGMHYHLPYPIESVVLLPASRIRSMEVDYSQLGTQMQAKELLTGDENLVSMKLLVEYSVAESGAFIHNSQDAEAVLLQLAYAQGALAVARWDIDALLTSGRHRLQQELKLNLQKLLHTLQLGIRISSVQIRQLEPPATVKRAFEQANTAKAEQLKWVQDAKAQRSSRLAESRANIRQYRLQADATANELLKRSEGDSQRLQLQINEYSKAPSTMGPRIYSEMLERVLDKAQLQIFSPSQDHQ
- the hflC gene encoding protease modulator HflC; translation: MKLKWIMSLSGFALAVFALSTMLIPVSESHIAVVSQFGKIVEVRKESGLLVKLPEPLQVVTLLDKRQQLLPLDSMEFITRDGRNVVADSFILWRISDAQKFLRSVRNVDVANVRLRDLALSEIGSALGSSPLSALINTQASDAALTALFTQIKDSSSQKAMEAFGITISAIYPSRLSLPQPLIADVYKRMSAERSRIAQQLRAEGQEEAAKIKADTEYEVRRKQAEAYRDSQILQGEAEAEASRIYASVYESHPEFYQYLRSLQSYEKILNEKTRLVISTETPVFKYLWSAPENRDAQAQ
- a CDS encoding cation transporter — encoded protein: MWFKDRRIKTSLLAIGSDCLLLLIKLVVALITGSAALYADALHSGTDMLVSIVLLIGLVVRFRKERLGDANGILLAYRLESVLAILVSILILWVPFEIIRGLKAEDKPPVDYIWLGILGVMVAIFLAYTMARLKSKVGEETNSPALEADGYHSYMDMFTSLAVLGSFVGLLIGVDVDAPVAILIAVMVSLAGIELFISGVRSLLKGGELEQSSFFEAVMHSPGFRGIGWKMVRYRTHLLVLVASLAVLGFLGSGFHVVPSGSQGIVSYLGKRQGEVLTEGLHYVAPYPMATLKTVPTDYVYRLQVGMDETLWEHSDLLSRYHWQTLGNVNRDKPQHFLTGDEKLLNVSMNLHYRLPNIAVETYLYENLHATIEAVSASVLSAYLASRPFALDFDTNLLAQRLTERLKSAGITIEVLAFIPDKVQPPSAVVRDYHDALAAREQQLQLLQGVEGERIKQMLQSNNHVLQVLSESTISGIEKRLTAEGEAAYFEQVAKSYLQQPLMVELNRRLEVMEKVLPAMDKVLVSPDIATDDRRVWSEAE
- a CDS encoding AAA family ATPase — its product is MSQHQLEVLIRSRIPLIVIETHEENQAVAMVTGMRQVLQRPIFKWSLTEGFERVDQQMAPQKLFAKPADALAHIKSVRVPGVYILADFHPFMDDPMHVRLLKDIALSADQLGHTVIMISHELAIPVEIRKLTAKLDLSLPDRVELEQIVREEARQWARESGKKVQTDPETLGMLVNHLVGVSRTDAQRLARNAIYDDGAITQSDIPAVTQAKYQLLSDDGNLHFEYDTAKFSDIAGFTRLKQWLNERQPFFTESGYHSHLPTPKGVLLLGVQGCGKSLAAKAVAGAWQVPLLRMDFGSLYDKYYGETEKNLRDALKTAEVMSPCVLWLDEIEKGIVSGSDDSGPAKRVLGTLLTWMAEKKAAVFLVATANDIKALPPELVRKGRFDEIFFVDLPNEQVRFSIFDIHLKRLKLDPTQFDFSRLVACSEGFSGAEIEQAVVSAYYSAHAQYSPLNQALLIDALRKTQPLSVVMDHQIDQLRHWAADRTVPCD
- a CDS encoding acyltransferase family protein — its product is MGLIRLILAISVLLSHMPDLGVETIINRDNFPVKVWSGHAVFAFFIISGFYVSLIINEKYNLLDKGVKRFYYNRALRLYPAHWFVLVCYIFLFLFTGVQSFIIGDFQEKYWLGVFSIFSNFLFFGSELIGFNDTSNWYYVIGPIWSLSIEAYFYILAPFLVIRPLKEILIVLGLFLLLRFSIYWSGSELVPWRYFYFPSVFVFFIMGAVSYNIYGYVKRWQFSDKVGLFLLVFLIYFMADARYWVYPDLDQMGSWFFFILVFLATPFIFIFSKNIKIDNLIGQIAYPIYISHMLVIAVSAKINVFDLDKGVVAFLLTIVVSFMIYFFIDRPIDKKYRNKISKV